The sequence ACACCCCGGGTGGGAGGAGAAACGCGCGGAGTGGATTGCAGAGCGGACTGAACAATACCCTTGGCGCGGACGAATACCTGATGTTGCCAACTCTTATATTTCGACACCACATCGGACGGGAAAACCAGTCACCATGTGGGTGTGTAAGAGTAGATTCCCAGACCTGTCGCAGAGGTGAGCGTCCTATTGTTTTGAATAACAAACGCTAATCTCTTGACTTGGCCTGGATGCGAATAGATCGGAGAGTGAAGTCATGGTTATTGCAAGGACGGCGGTACAAGGTGGAAGTGAGGAATGGTCTCAGATGGTCTGTCGAAGAGCTATGCCTCCGATGCGGACAATCCTGCCTCAAGGAGAATCTCAACTCAAAATGTGGATACTGCGAGCGCTTTCGATTCTCGTATTACAGGGGGTGGAAGTGGTTGAATGGTCCTATGAGTTTCTCGTCTCGGAACAGCAGTTTTGGTGGATATACCGGGGGAGGAGTCAGTCAGGTGGAGATCCTGACCTGTCTGAGTTGGATAGAGGGGAACCAATCCCCGATGACACATGATAACCTACTTTTAAACCCCCTTGTTACGTTGATATCATTCCATGCATTCGATTTTGGCTCATAGTTGGTGCGTTGGCTTTTCCCGGGGGCAATGCCAAGTTCGTCCTTGAATATAAGATGCGTCACTCGACACTGCTACACACGTTTGTTGATTCTATAAGTTCTTTCTGTTTATAAATCCATGGCCCTCCGCGGCTGCTTTGGGTGGCCCTATTCTACTTCTCTTAGTTTTTGGCCACTTGGGCATGCTTTGCGTGTTGACCAACTTATCAAAACCCGCAACATGTGCACGTCAAATGCTCCTACAATAACTTATGCAACCCCAGCTCAAATTAAATATGCAGCATGTTATTTTGTGCACATGAACTGGGTGTGTATGCTATCGCCCCCCCAAGCCACCAAGACGTAGCCACACAAACATTGGCACGTGATAAACTATATCTTATCTCCCATAGTTAATTACATTTAGAGTAAGTAGCCTTCCAATTCATTTGGATGCCTCAAATGATTTGGTCCTCCCCTTGTTTATATGCTGCGAAGCGCGGGGAACAACCATGGTCCGATAATTCCCGTCCACAGTCCAATAAAGCGAATTCTAATCTCGGCAGATTTGAAATACCGCAGCATCGCTGGGTACACAGAACCCTAATTGAGTATCATTTACGTGGCTTCAACTATCCAATCAGAGCTGGATCATCTGTCTCAATCCTTTTCAAATTGTACAACCGGATCACGTGTGACTCAGCTCAGTCATCCAGAATCTCACCGCCCCCATCCGGGCATCGACCTTTTACAGCACTGGTCCTCTGACCTTGAGCCAACATCCCGAACTCAACGACGACCAGTAGAAACACACAACCAACAATATGGCTCATCTCTTGGCGCGGACTTCACTTCGCTTGCGTGCACCAGGACCTGTATTCCAAGCACGTCGGCTTCAGCACTCGATCTTTGGCCCGGAGCAGCCGTTGGCGAACTCACCCCCTACTGTTAGGCCGTCGATAATAGATCGAAACTTGCCTGAGCCGCATGCACCTCAAACCGCAGGTCCTAGACCACCACCGCCATCCCCTACACGGGAAAAGCCTAGGCTAAGGGCAACCAAAGCTGCTCTCACTCTCGTAAGTGGCACAATAACAGCTTTTTTTTTATGATCATGTGCTGACACGGTGCACGATGGCAGACACCCGACGCCGTTCGGCGGTTGAAGCAGCTTCTCTCTGGACCCACTCCACAGCTTATTCGGATCGGCGTGAGGAATAAGGGCTGCGCTGGGATGTCTTACCACCTTGAATATGTTGAGAAGCCGGGACGATTCGATGAAATAGTGGAACAAGATGGCGCAAAGGTCTTGATTGACAGCAAGGCACTCTTCTCTATTATCGGGAGCGAAATGCACTGGAATGAAGACCGTATGAGGTGAGCACCAGCATACTTGTGTATGCCAGTCCACTAATCACGCTTTATCATTCAGCTCGAAGTTTGTGTTCAATAATCCAAACGTAGTCGATGCATGTGGATGCGGAGAATCATTCAATATTGCTACATAGCGCAATTTCGTTCAGACTATCTTATCCTTATCCACATAGACCCCCCTACTAGCATACCATCGTCTTCATCGGGATCCACTTTTGACATCATCGTTGTCATGCATTGTCATATGTATTGTATGTATCTTGTAGATTTCTTAGAAATAATGAAAGGACTTTTTGTTTGCATTTGTGGCTGGTGGTCGCGTTTTCTTGTTCACACAGGTAGTGAGCGCATTTTCTTGTTCTGAGTTGAAGCCGCTCATCCCAACCTTGTTCCTTCTCCAACCGGTTGAAATAGCAGGATCTCGGATCAAGTAATACATAAGATTCGCTGCTTTGTTCCGGCAACCCGACGATCAAACAGATTCGTGCATAAAGTGCGGCGTCAAAGTTTATGAGCCATATAGTCGCCGTGGGAAATACAGTTAGAGTTTGGTGAGCGTTTGCTCACCAAGCAAATTGTAACAGAAAAGTAATATGTAAATCATTAGCGCAATCTCGCTATTCCCAGTGTCCAGATCGTGAAATGTATGCAGCTAGGCTTTTGCATGATTCAGCCTACTAAAATCAGATTATGGTAGCGGGAGCCAGCATCGACGGACAATACGATTTCAAGACCACGATCACTCCGACCAATCTCTAAGTACACTTGTAAACTCAATTGAGCAAATAGTATTATACAAAAAGTCACAGCAAAAGCAGCCATGAAAATACAAGGAAACAACATTACTACCCCTTCTCCCTCGGATGCTATTCTGCTTcaatcccccccccccagccCAAAACTACTTTACACTCCAATTTTAACACTAAGTATTACCGCCTCCTTCATAGCTCAATAAGCTTGTCGTCGCTTCCCAGAACTCCTTCTCGACGTCCGCAAACGCGGCTTGGCCAACCCCTTCTCGTGCCAGAACTTCAGTCACGACTGCTGTTTGTCGGTACACGCTCTCGAGGGCAGTATGTTCGGGCCTTCCTTGCGAACCTGTTCAAAAGTTAGATCAGACCAAATCTTGGCGCGAGATGACTGCGCTTACTCAAAATGACTCTATTAACTTCATCCGCCAACTTGGCCCTGGCTCCTGGGTTGACAAGTTCCCTAGCATGACCCATTGCCATCCGAGGATCTGTGTATGCGACCAAGCCAGATGCAGCGCGtaattcagcttggacacTCGGTCGGGTATCGCGCCCGTATTTCTGGTGCAAGAATTGGCCATACTCGAGCGCATTCGCTAGACTTCCTAGCGCCGAGGTTGTGGTGGGATTCAGGATGAGCGGTGAGGTAGAAACCATATTCACATCTCCGTCCGCATCGGCTCGGACCCAGCTCGACCTTTGCCCTTGTCTTTCCCCTTGAGAGCGAGCGAGTTTTTGGTCGGAGTACCGGGTTCGGCTTCCCCCAGTTCATCCCCTTCGGCAGCGAGAAGCATCTCCACGAGCTTCCTGCACTTAGCCTGAACATAACCATCCCCATTGCTGCTGTGCCGTTGTTTCCGCACCCGTCCTCGTCCATGCCATCTTCGTCATCTGTTCCATCGTCTCGATCGGCAGTTACGAACGCAGGATATCGATTTTCGATTTCTGTGAGGGCAGAGTCAATATCGCCTATAGTCACAGCTCGCACGATCCTCTGTCGAGCCACGGTGTCGTCCTCGTCCAGGGCAAGTGCCGTCTCCACCTGTCGTTCCTCGTCCATTGACGTGTCTTCTCCAGATCCTCCACCTGCTGCTATGCTAGCCCGCAGGGTACGGGCAGTACTAGAGTACCATGGTGAGTGAGATAAGCCAATACTAGAACCTTGAGGGGGCGCCTTAACGCATCTGCTTCTCGTTCGGCAGCATCGAGAGTGGCTCTCTCGACAGTCGCCCGAACGATCCGCTTGGGATTCTGAACCGTATCAAGTGGAGTGCGTTGAATCTCACGCCAGACACGATCTCGTCGTTGCATCACATAGGTAGCAACGTCGAACCTGAATGGGTCTTGACCAAAGTTGGCCAGAACACGCTCTTTAGGAGTACGTAGGCCGACTGAGGGGTACAGATTGCCTTTGATATTCCTAAAGGCTTTTTCTAAAATGGACTTCAGCTCGTGGCCGGTGAAAAGGATAAAAACCGTTGGGGCAACGTACTCAGGAATTCGCCGTTTTTGGTGTAGAATGCAGTTCCTTCTGTAAAATCAACACCACATCCAATAATATCTCCAGCTACAAGCAGTGTGTTGAGAAAGTCGGTAACCCAGGTGTAAACGAGTACTTACTGCCAAAGACTGGTCCGTATGGGGTCCCATCCGATTGGCCAGCAAAGGAATTGCCATCATCACCGTGGTAGCCCCAAGACATGGGTTCCCAACCCGGAAGGCGGTTCAGCCCAACTTCGCGGCTTGAAAAGCTAGTGGAAACTTAATGAGATGAATCGGCGATGGAGGGGTTACACACACCCAATACCAATATGCCTGGAGTACGATGAGCACAATCCTATTTGGGCAAACTGTGTACTCACCCTTGTGTGCCCTTTTCGATGATCTGTACCTCGAAATAGTAGACTCCACAAGCCGCGGGCATGGGATGATTCGCACGGATAGCAGCAGCTTCTTTGTCGGTCGAATGAGTTGGGGCTAGGATACGTTCAGCCAGGCTACAGATTCAATTGCCAACTGATTTACTTACATGGATATCTAACTTCGCGGCCGTCTGGAGAGAGCACAAGGGCATGGTGCTTATCTGCAGCGTTCCACCTCGTCGGGACTCGAATCGCATCCGTAGACTCATTACGAGGCTCGGGCGTTGGCGTCCCCCGCGCCTCGCGCGGATCAATATCGCTGTCTGATACTATTGAAAGCGAAGCCGACGATGAACGTGTAGTTGGCTCGGGTATGGGTGTTTCTGTCGCACTAGCGTCCACTATCAGATGCCTCCTAAGCGCCGAGTGGTCCAGGTAGGCCGGCCTTTGCATCGGCGGTATTTCGACTGGATGCGGGTTCGCTGGGAGTGGCGATAGCATTGCCCAGGATGGGCGTTCACCTGTCCGACTTGGCGATGGCGTCGCCCCCATACAGACATATTTCGTTCTCGACTCAAGTTCCCGATACAACGCATGGTGAAAACCAGGTATATTGGTCGTTGTCGGAGCAGGCCTATTCATCGTCGGAGGTGATATGGACGCAAGATGTGGCGATGCAAAGAGTTGCTGTTGGCAAGATTCGAGACGTTCCAGGAAGAGATATTTTAACTAATATTGTGGTCTCAGTCCTAACAGATATTAGGGCATCCACTGTGGAGGATAGTTGGTGTACCTCTCACGTCCAGTCTCGGTTCGATGACCCTCGTCGTCACGTGCATGCTGGATCTATCACTCAAAGCTCACTTGCTTTTCAGTGATCTCAGGTCTTTCTTCAAATCAAGTGAATGAGAAATCAATAATACAAAGATCGTAATTGCCAAGTGGCATATACATGagaataaaaaaaaaggtgGCAACATCGACGAATTACAGGGCTCCTGTCCCTTCGGGGTACAACTCACAAGAATAAGCGCAGAAAGCAAAGTTAGAGAACAAAGACGTCTAGAGGGTGCTTAGAGGCGGTTCGTCTCGCGCGAAACAAACCTGCGGGCGAATTTCTTGCCTCCGTTGCCGCCTTTTCCTCCACCCTTTCCACCGCCATTACCGCCATTTCCTCCGTTGCCTCCATTGCCTCCATTGCCTCCGTTACCTCCGTTACCACCAACCGTTATGTATATTACATCATCAAACGACCCATGCTGTGCTACAGGACCGACGACAGGTGCGTGGTTGGCACTCGTATTGATAGACGAGATCTTGTAGACCCAGCGGGCAAGCCCTTGGACACGGTTGCACTGACTTCATTGCCATCGGCTGGAGCGTTCAATCCCTGGAAGAACGCAAACTTGTTGGGGTCTGTAACCTTAGTCGAGGTGAGCGAGTCGATTTGCTCGATGACAATATGGGAGTGGGCGACAATAACGCCTTGGCCATTCAGTTGTTGAGGAGCACCGAAGTAGTTGGTCTGTGGGTTGACAAAGTTACCCATTTCCATGTTCCTTACGGCCATTCGAACAGTGAACTCCTTGTTGGCAGGGATGGTGTCGAGGTTCTTGGGTTCGGTGAATTTACTGCCTATTAGATAAGGACAAAAAATTAGTACAAGAAGTTCGAAGCAGTACGAATGTACGCACTCGGCATTTTTCCCGTGGAAGGTAAGTCTCCCATGGGAGTAGAATTGCAACTCCCACCCTTGACTTGTGCACCATTGGTCAAAGTCTTTCCAACGCAGTAGTTGATGctgtgcgcatatatgtacatcAGTAACTTTGGACATCGCGGAGATAAGAGCTACCCACAAGTTGTTCGTGCTCGTCAAGCTAGCGACTTGGCCAGCCTCAGTTTTCCCCTCCTGACCGGTCTTGGCAAAGTTTTTGTTGATAACACTAGGGTCGAGCGCTAAACGCCACCACAGGTGCCTGGATCAGTACTGGACGCTTGGTAAAAAAAAACGTAAGACTCACTGAGTGAGGTCTCTGGATCATCATTTCCACCGCCATTTCCACCGCCATTTCCACCCTTGTCCGCCCTTGTTGCCGCCGTTATTACCGCCGTTATTGCCACCATTTCCCCCCTTGTTACCACCGTTCCGGTTTTGGCGGGCTTCAATGACGTAACGAGCAGAGAGGGGAACGTCTCGTGCGATGGATGACGAGACGAAACACAAGAGTGCCGAGGTAAAGAGAGCAGATGAGAACTTCATTGTTTGAACAAAAACGAGGCGAATGAACGAAGGGGTATGCCAGTCTTGATTCGTGCGAGAGAAGGAAAGTAATCCGTCAAGGATAAGGATGGTGCCGTGCACAGAGACTGCATAAGGCGATGCAGTGGGGGTGCGAGTGGAGAGGTAAGGTAATTATACGTCAGCTGCGATCGATGTATATAGAATAGAAGACAGAGCCTTGATAGACGCTCGGGAGATGTGCATTCCGCCACCCTTGCGGTTCTTTATGGCTTTATGGCTCAATACGCCGCTTAGGTTAGTGGCCGGGCATGAAAAATAGTCTGCTCGTCGCCAGTCCCAACTAAGCATGGCATCCAGACGCAATATTCCGCACAGCATCTCCCGGTGCCTTGCTCTGTATTATCTGATGAAAGTATACtcacaagaagaaaaagaaaaagcaGCCCGGCTGCAATAGTTGGAACGACtcggggagggggagggaggaAGAGGGATATCGAAAGACCCAATCCGCACCGAGGCTAATAAGCGGACCAGTGTATGCGTCCTGACCGACGCAAGAAAGAATACACAGGGTCTAATGGTGATCTCCGCTACCTTGACGACCGGGGGGATGACCCCAGTCACTGTCACATTGTGATCCACAACCTTTATATTAGTTTGGCATTGTGTGCGCGGGTCAATGGTCGATGCTAATCTTTACCCTAGaacaatgcatatattttCTAAGTACATGACTTTAATTGTTTTGTTTTAAAAGACACTGAACCCTTGTAGCTATTAGAATCATAGTTAGTATTGCTCCCTTTGCCAGCGCTTGCATCACCATCTCTACCGATAACTTATATCCCCCGATCAAGACATATACACTTTATGGTAGATTCGGGCCCCGTCGACCCTTTAAAGCCCCTGCATTCACCAGCAATACTTAAATATTATCCTTTTTGAAGAAATACATCTCCAATTGCCACGAGTTCCTACCATTTGTGCTCTGAAACCGCGGGCTTGCCAAAGGGATGCTCGAACGCAAGGTCTTCCGGCCAAGCCGAAGATTAGCATCTAATAAGGGAATAGAATGGGTGAGAATAACTAGCGACATCCGAGCTCACATGCGTATAATTCCTCAATATTCTCATATAGAAAGCTGAGTCACCAAAGCGGATACTGACCGGGGTCCGAACAATCAGCGCCAATGCCCCTTTGAAATCAAATTCTTTCCCCACCCAAAAAAAACCTCGTGCTGGTCGACAGGGTTACCTTCCTCTTTGCACGACGTTGTTGTTGGTTCGTCGAGCATTGGTATATGCAAAGCTTCGATCGCGTTGGATTAGATCCTTTCGTTTGTCTTGGCAGATGTGGAGACCGCGGCGATTGTCGCTTTGTATCAAACGGCAACACTTACAGTTATAATTGCATACAGGCTCACCCGGATTCGCTTGGCCTTATTCTTTCGGCACATCCGGCCGACCGTCCTGAGCGCCGGCTCGGCCCTGTTCAACCAAAACCAAATCAGTCTTGCCTTGTATGCCTCCTCCAGAGAGTCACGCCTCGTGTAACAATAATTTTCTTTCATTGTCCATCAAGCCGTGTGACAGACTGCACATGGTTGCGAAACATAAGCCGCTCGCCTACTAAAATTAATGTCATGCTCCGTGATAACCGACCCACATGGCCCCATTCGTACTCGTCCGTTTTTTCAATACAGTTGAAGTGTAAATATAGAAACCAAGTTCCCAGATTTTTCTGCACTGCCGGACTAGATGACCCACGATGTCATTCAGTCTGTTAACGTTTCCGAGGAGGCGCGTGGCCACCTGGAAACAGTCTCTTCTGGTCTTTTGGTTGAAGGGAAGTGAGGCtcttctatatatatcttATTTCACACAGCAAAGTTGGTCACTGGAGTAACGATTGCACGATTCCCCATCGCGCCTGTGGTCATCTCAACTCGTTCGGTTTGGGGCTGGTAAACAACTAGTGTTCATGAAATACCGTTTCTACTTTTGCTCTGGGGTAGAGATACTGTGAGGGTTTTACCAGCATCAAACTTGGCTAGCCATTTAGATACACTGATGTATGCGTCTTCACTAAAACATTAATACATTGGAGTCTAGCTTTTATAGTTAGAGTTACACTTCACGGTGTCATTCATCCTTTCGGGAGCGAGTTCCCGTTTGGCGCCCAATGCCTGCAAACCAGGCAACTCTATACGGATATAACAGGAGATCCCCGTAAGTCGCGGTACTATGTTATACATTCAAAGGATTACCTTAGAACTAGAAAAAATGCGGAGGCCCCTATGTTCCCCCACGTTGTGCCATTCCACACAGAAGGATCGAGATGATATCCCAAGGAAGAGCCACTACTGTGGCGATAATGCTTAAGGGGCATACTTAATAAAATCTATGTAGGTTATCTGGTATTCGCTTACTGAGAGATCTGAAACAATCCGTAGTAAGTGCACTGTTGTTCAGTTGTATATTCAAATCAACTTACATCGGCAATGGCCAGTACGCCAAAGTCGCTCCTATAATTCGTTCCTGCGCAGCTGGGTTGTTGGGTATTGCCTTTCTTACCGCCCGAAATCCGAATGCAGAGGACATCCCAATCACAGCATAGGCTGAGATTGTGTTCGGCATTCCATCCAGCAGTGTGGCAATAACATTCAGACCATAGTCCGTTATTTGCTAAGACGCATGCGTACCATTGACGAGTTGTCCGAGCACCATGCGAGTATGTGGACCATCTACAGATTGAATCACTCCACCTGGAACCTGTTCGTTATAGAACCAAGCAGCTCCGCCTGGAACGAATATTGTAGCGATAGCTGGGATCAAGGTTGAAAGCGGTTCCAAGTTCAAGAATATGAGGCCATAAAGCCCAGGAAGTGCGTTGAACCTCTGAGCTCTAGGATCATTCATGTGCATGATGGTCGATAACAGCCACTAGTGAGTTGCCGGAGGAGACTGAAATGGAGTGTCCTTACGTTGATAAACTTAACTCTAGCCATATATATTATTTGGTTAAAGTCATGTGGGATTCCTGGGCGCTTACTGTCAAGTATATGTTGGCTGAAGTAGCCACGCGTTTGACAACCACCAAGCCTGGTTACATATCTTTCGAGTTTGATCGCCATCATGTCTGAAGCTATGATAAAACGTTGGAATGAAATAACGATGGATCACTCCGAGGGCCCAGCAGCAGCATCCTCGTCAAAGGTACACCTCTCTTCGAGTCCCGCAAGAACCTTGACTTCCCTATTCTATTCTATTATTCGTACTCCTACAGCGCTCCCGCCCCAGGGCTCACTCTCAATCATCGTCCAATGAGTCAGAAGATAATATATCAATTGTATCGCGTTCTCCCTCGCCTGCTCCACGGAACGACAAGGAGGAGGATATTAGTGTGTATGACCAATATATACGAGGTCCTATACTCGAACCTGTCACTGTGAACACCAAGATTTCATCTTCCAACAAAGGATTTGGAATGTTGGCCAAGATGGGTTGGAAAGAAGGGGAGGGACTAGGAGCTTCAGGACAAGGTGAGCGAACACTCGCTCGCAACGCTCAAGGCGGCGTTTTGAACAACAAGAACCAGGACGTACGGATCCCGTTCCATTTCTTGTCAAGTTGGATGCATTGGGGCTAGGTCGATCAACTTATGACGAACGTATCATTGAATCGGCTGTATCCCAGCGGCGCGAGCTGGACTCTGAGCGAATGATAAAGGAGACTGAGGAGCAGCGCAGAATTCGCGAGGCAAGTGGTACACCGTACACATGTTAATTTTGGATTGATACTCATTTCGTGTTGTGTTACAGGAAGCGGTAGCAGCGAAGGAGCAAATCAAAACTGAAGTAAATGACATACTCCGCTCTTTTTATTGCACAGATTGCGAAAAACAATACAAAAATGTCGCACAGTTCGACGAACATGTTCGCAGTTATGCACATACGCATGTGGTGGTAGGTGTATTGTGTAACTTATCGGCTAGTCAGCTGATGATTCAAAACAACTTTAGCGAATGAAAGAGCAGCAAGCCACAGCCCGCCAGCGCCAGTCCGGCGAATCAGCTGCACGAAAGgcaaaagaaaagaaacgTGAAGAAAAGGAGATGAAAAAAATGGCGGCAGCAGCAGGAATTAAATATTCCAGTGGTTCGGCTACCTCGTCTTCTATCGTAGTCCCTGCGCAGCCCACGATCAAGCCTGTTGCCATCAATTCGGGTGGTGGTTTCGCTCCAGTTTCTGACCCACCCGCCAGGAGGGGAGGTTGGTCGGCTGTTACTGCTCCAACAGAATCGACGGGTGCACGGTCGTTTGCTCCTGTTTCGGCCACAACTGTTACACCAGTTGGACTCAAAAAGACTGGGTGGACTGCAGTTGCTAACCCTGCTATCTCTTCCTCAATTCCTACTGCGGGCGCCGAGAGTCAGGATCCAAAGCAATCTGCAAAGAAAATGGGTGGCGGGTTTATGCGCGGTGGTTGGACAACTCTCGACACTGGAACTAGTGCAGACCAAGATATCGAAATGGCTAGTCCCGTCACGGTTTCTTCAAAACGTGTGATACCGCCCCCACCTACAGACCCTGCCCCTCTTCCGCCCCCACCCCCTCCAACTCTAGATCCCCCGCCACCCCCTCCAGAGGACgtgccacctccacctccaccatctCACCCAGCACCGAATGGCTGGTGGCCATCCCGTTAGAGCTCATTCATAAAATCACGTAACACAATAGCAAGCTTGGGTATTTTCTAATCCGATCTAATACCATTACCGTCACAAACTGTATATATTGCCATGTCGTGCATGTAATAATTTATACAAATACCCGAAAGGGCATGATAATAGAACTAGTCAATCAAGATCGCTTGATTTCTCTTCGTACTCAATTTCCTCCTCATCGTCTACCACGAATGAATCGTTGACGTATTGAGACTGGGAGACACGCACGGGCGAGCTGGATACGCCTTCGCGCCTCTTATTCCCTAGAGCAAGGTACGCATTGTAACGAACAGGTCCAGTGGCAAAGCGCGGCCCAGAGCCTCCCGGAACTTGAGTCATAAGGCTCTGTACATAATATTGTTGTTGGTTGTAGTCTGCAGGCACTTGGGTCAACGGCGAGGTTCGCACAAACTCTCGGTCGTAGTCATTCTCAAGACCGGCAGGGTCGAACGAGGCGTTTGAATCTTCTGATCCTGAAAACTGAGCTTCAGTTTCAAGGAACCTGTTCTTCTCAAGAATCGAGCGCTTGGTTTTCTTTCCCTTTTTCCGGACGTCTTGTCTGACCTCAGCTTCTTCAGCTTCTGGACTAGGAGGTCGACCACGTCGAATACGACGTCGAGGTGGAGTAGACGGTTCCCCGGAGCCACCTCTCTGACTCATAGATGGGCTGCCTAAAGGAGATGAGTCCAGTATTGTCATGCGAGTCGAACGTCCAGCAGGTCTCAACGGAAATGAGCGGTCTGGTGAATCAGTTGGTGGATCTAATCTGGGAGAGGCTGGCGAGGTGAATGTAATAGTCGTATTCTTCCCATTATGATTTGGGAGAGGTGATGTATGCGTGGAATTGTCGATTACCAGTTGGGGGGAGGGCATTCTCGGCGGGGTAGGATCAAGTATCTCAATGTCAGAATCACTGAGTAGCAAAGAAAAATCATCTTTCGTCCCCGACGCAAGgtgtgtttcatccttggagtcaCCACTGGGTCCAACCTTGATGTTCAGAGAAAAAGCGATAGGAGATGAAGGAGGAGCTACTGGTTTGCGGCCA comes from Rhizoctonia solani chromosome 4, complete sequence and encodes:
- a CDS encoding iron-sulfur cluster assembly accessory protein codes for the protein MAHLLARTSLRLRAPGPVFQARRLQHSIFGPEQPLANSPPTVRPSIIDRNLPEPHAPQTAGPRPPPPSPTREKPRLRATKAALTLTPDAVRRLKQLLSGPTPQLIRIGVRNKGCAGMSYHLEYVEKPGRFDEIVEQDGAKVLIDSKALFSIIGSEMHWNEDRMSSKFVFNNPNVVDACGCGESFNIAT
- a CDS encoding Ran-binding protein 9, with product MNRPAPTTTNIPGFHHALYRELESRTKYVCMGATPSPSRTGERPSWAMLSPLPANPHPVEIPPMQRPAYLDHSALRRHLIVDASATETPIPEPTTRSSSASLSIVSDSDIDPREARGTPTPEPRNESTDAIRVPTRWNAADKHHALVLSPDGREVRYPSPTHSTDKEAAAIRANHPMPAACGVYYFEVQIIEKGTQGHIGIGFSSREVGLNRLPGWEPMSWGYHGDDGNSFAGQSDGTPYGPVFGTGDIIGCGVDFTEGTAFYTKNGEFLKKAFRNIKGNLYPSVGLRTPKERVLANFGQDPFRFDVATYVMQRRDRVWREIQRTPLDTVQNPKRIVRATVERATLDAAEREADATARTLRASIAAGGGSGEDTSMDEERQVETALALDEDDTVARQRIVRAVTIGDIDSALTEIENRYPAFVTADRDDGTDDEDGMDEDGKLVEMLLAAEGDELGEAEPGTPTKNSLALKGKDKGKGSLANALEYGQFLHQKYGRDTRPSVQAELRAASGLVAYTDPRMAMGHARELVNPGARAKLADEVNRVILSSQGRPEHTALESVYRQTAVVTEVLAREGVGQAAFADVEKEFWEATTSLLSYEGGE
- a CDS encoding G-patch domain protein, with the protein product MSEAMIKRWNEITMDHSEGPAAASSSKRSRPRAHSQSSSNESEDNISIVSRSPSPAPRNDKEEDISVYDQYIRGPILEPVTVNTKISSSNKGFGMLAKMGWKEGEGLGASGQGRTDPVPFLVKLDALGLGRSTYDERIIESAVSQRRELDSERMIKETEEQRRIREASGSDCEKQYKNVAQFDEHVRSYAHTHVVRMKEQQATARQRQSGESAARKAKEKKREEKEMKKMAAAAGIKYSSGSATSSSIVVPAQPTIKPVAINSGGGFAPVSDPPARRGGWSAVTAPTESTGARSFAPVSATTVTPVGLKKTGWTAVANPAISSSIPTAGAESQDPKQSAKKMGGGFMRGGWTTLDTGTSADQDIEMASPVTVSSKRVIPPPPTDPAPLPPPPPPTLDPPPPPPEDVPPPPPPSHPAPNGWWPSR
- a CDS encoding P-loop containing nucleoside triphosphate hydrolase protein, which gives rise to MDVVGDTLVLTSSDAPLKSSPLLKSRPAQPMPFPLGRKPVAPPSSPIAFSLNIKVGPSGDSKDETHLASGTKDDFSLLLSDSDIEILDPTPPRMPSPQLVIDNSTHTSPLPNHNGKNTTITFTSPASPRLDPPTDSPDRSFPLRPAGRSTRMTILDSSPLGSPSMSQRGGSGEPSTPPRRRIRRGRPPSPEAEEAEVRQDVRKKGKKTKRSILEKNRFLETEAQFSGSEDSNASFDPAGLENDYDREFVRTSPLTQVPADYNQQQYYVQSLMTQVPGGSGPRFATGPVRYNAYLALGNKRREGVSSSPVRVSQSQYVNDSFVVDDEEEIEYEEKSSDLD